The DNA segment GCTACGCGCTGATTTTCGTTGAGTTGGTCTAATAAATCGGGCATAAAATTTTCCATCTTGCGTGAGTTAGAGTCATTAAATTTTAACAAATTAAGCTTAAAAGTTACCACGCATTTAAAATTTTAGCCGCTTAAGAGCGTTTTTAGTTATAAATCAATACAATAAAAAGATTGTTTTATTAAGTTGATATAATAATTAAGGATGCGGACGTGATCAATGATTTTAGCAAATTTTATACTTTTATGGAAATAGTCAAGGAGCGTAGTTTTTCAAAGGCTTCGCGAGCGCTTGGTATCTCTCAGCCTGCGGTTACTCTTCAGATAAAAAAGCTCGAGGAGATGCTGCAAACGACGCTAATCATGCGCAAAAAAAACGGTATCGTTTTGACGCGTGAAGGGGAGAAATTTCATAAGCTTTGCTTGCAGTTTGAGGGAGCGATGTTTAGGTTTAAGGATGAAATTTCGCGCATAAAAACCGACAAAGTCCCGCTAGTCATCGCTGCGACTCAGCTGGTCGCCGAGGCGGTGCTATCGATGATGCTGGATAAAATTTCGCAAAGCGTGGGTAGCGAGCTTGATATCAGGATAAAAGAGCAAAACGAGCTCATTCCTTTTTTAAAAGATCGCCGCAGTGACATCGCCATCATCCTCGAGCAGTCGCTTGACAGTAGTTTGCTCGTTAAAAAGCTCTTTGACTACGAGCTGATTTTAGTCTCGAACAGAAAAATCGCCGAGAACATAAAACTCGAGCAGCTTTTGGGTTTTAGATTTATAAAAGATAGGACGCATACGTATCTGGATGATGTCTTGCAAAAGCACGGCGTGGACGAGGGCAAGATTGACGTGGCGTATTCTCTGGACGGCTCGATAATGGTTTGTCGCGCGATGACGACAAATAACGCCGATACTTATGTCGCGTTTGTGCCGAGATTTTTGATCGAGGACAAGTTAAAAGAAGGCAAACTCTTTGAGATAAACGTCGCTAAATTTAAGCTCACTCGCTCGGTTTATGCTGCCGCGCTAAAAGAAAACGAAGAAGTTTTGCGTAAATTTTTAAGCGTAAAAAGCTATTTTGCGGTTTAAATTCGCACTAAATTTGAGCCGGAATTTATAAAATTTAATCAAATTTGGCTCAAATTTTTAACTTTGACGCTAAAACAACCTCTCTTGCTGCCGCCGAGCGGTAAAAATCTCCAACATCGTTTTCAGACATTGCTAAGCTCCTCAAATCCGCCATATCTTGTTTTTGCCGAGTTTGCACCTTTTGCTATCGCTGTTTTTTATTTTGATGTCTTGCGGGCGATTTGAGATTTTCGTATCTTTCAAGTAGCCGTAAAAGCCCTGAGAGCTTGGCATCTCTCGGGCCTGCCGCTTCGTCGCCGATGGCTGGGCGAGTTTTATTTTTGCCTTATCCGCGCATACGCTTGTTTTCATTGCGCTCGCTTTCGCCGATAGCTACGCTCGTTTCGTTTTTGTGAGATCTTTGCTGTCTTTGGCCTACTGTTTTTTGAGCATTTTTGCGGTTTTTGCCATCTTGCCGACTCTTTTTGGGCGGACCGTTTTATGCCGCGCTGCGCCGACTGCGATCTTTTTGCGTTTAAATTTGAGATAAGAAGCAAAGCGGCTTAAGAAATTTAAGACAACTTAATAAACGTCCGTTATTACTATTTATTTTAAAAATTTTAAATTAACAAAAGAAAGGCATTCGCCGGTAGAAGCGCCATAATTAAGAAAGTATCATATTCGGTAAATTTAAAACAAAATCCGCGTCCGTCAAAATGCAAGCGCAAAATACCGCAATAGCCATAAAACCGCCTATTTGAGCAAAACCAATGCCGCAGGCTTAACCGAAGGAAATGCGCATAAAAGCAAACTTATAAAAACAGTGCGAGCAAAACGGCGGGTAAAATTTTGCTCACTTTTTAAACAAATCTTTATTATTCGGGTTTGACATTAGCGCCGACATCGACTTTTCGAGCTGATTTTTTTGGGATTTGTAAATGGAAAAATTTACCAAAATCGGGCTGTTTTCCACTAAAATTTGCATGATCGCTCCAAGCGGAAAGCTAACGACGCTGGCGAAATTTTCCTTACCGAAGCCCGCCTCGAAGCTTAGCTCCTCGGGCGTGAGCTTGGCGCTGTTAAAAGTATATCCCGCAAGCGTAAATACGATAACGGGTGCGTTAAAAGTGCTCTTTATATACTCCGGCAGCTCGGGGTCAAATTTGACCAGATCAAGGTTGGTCATCGCCGAAAACGGGCGGTCGTTTTGCAGCAGATACTCCACGCACTCAAAAACGTGCTCTTTCATCATCGCCGAAAATCTCTCGTCGTCTAAAATTTCATCAAGCATTTTGCCCTCCTTGTTATGTTTTGATCGGTGTTTTTGCGTTTGCAGCAGACTTTGAAACGGTTTGTTTTCTCGCATCTATCGCTCGCTCGCTTTGTATCCGCTGCTTAAGCCTAGCTCCTTGCCTTGCGCCTAGCGCTCTTATATTTTAATATTTTTTACGTCGGCTTGCAAAATATCCCGAGCGCCGACGTTGCTTTTTCGGTTCGGACGCCTTATGCGATTTTTCAAAATAATCATCGTCGCTCGATCGGCGAGCCGTCCGGCTTGACGCTATCTGCGCTAAGTTAAATAAACGGTTTTTCGCGTTCTCGCGGCGGCACTTATGATAGCTTAAATTTAGCTTTTGCGGCGGTAAAATTTAGCCGCCCCGATATCAAAATTCGGCCGCAAATAAAACGTAAATTTAAGCTTTCGCGTAGCCTTAAATTCCTCGCCGATTTGCCGACGTTAAATTTTAAAAATCGCAAAAAATCGCCCGCAAAATTTGCAAATTTTAAGCACGCCCTTAATTATTTAAATTTGCACAGGGTTTTGCATCGCTACACCCGGCAAATTTGCAAATTTTAGCTGTTTCGTTCGGTCAAATTTTATGCCGTCCAAATCAAAATTTAACGCCCGTTAAGCCTCCAGGCAAAACTCCTCCACCAGCTTTCTAACCTCGTTTATGCCGATCTGCCAAAACGCCGCGTCCTCGATATCAAAGCCAAACATCCCGACCAGCTCTTTTGGCGAGCGCGAGCCGCCCGCGCTTAAAAACTCGGTGTAAATTTGCACGAAATTTTCGCATTTGCCGCTTTTATAAAGCCCGAAAATCGCCAGCACCAAAAGCTGCGCATATGAGTAGGCGTAGCAGTAAAACGGCGTGTGGATAAAGTGCGGAATGTAGCTCCACCAAATTTTATAGTAGTCGTTCAATGCGACGCTTTTTCCGAACATCTTTGCGCTCTCTTCGAGCCAAATTTTATTTAGCTCCTCGGCGCCGATCTCGCCATCATGCGCGTGAACTCGGCGCTCAAAGGTCGTGAAGTTTATCTGGCGGTAGAGCGTGGCGAAGATATCCTCGATCTTGCCGGCGAGCAGAGCGGTTTTTTCTCTGCCTTTTAGCGTGTTTTTGACGTGATCGAAAACCAGCATCTCGCAAAACACCGATGCCGTCTCTGCCGTAGTTAGCGGCGTGTCGGCGTTTAGAAATCCTACGCTTTCATAGGCTAGGTTTTGATGTGCGGCGTGACCTAGCTCGTGCGCTAGCGTGAAAAGATCCCGCCTCTCGTCGGTGTGGTTTAAAAGTACGTAAGGATGAGCCTTTGCGACGCCTGATTGAGAAAAGGCGCCGCCTCGTTTATTTTGGGCAGGATAGACGTCGATCCAGCCCTCTTTAAACGCGCGAGCGGCTATCTCGCCGAATTTGGGGCTAAATTTGGCAAAAGTCTCGAGCACGATTTTTTTGCACTCTTTAAATTTATAAACGCTTTTGCTCTGCTCAAGCGGCGCGTATCTATCGTAGTCGTAGAGCTTTTTAAAGCCTAAAATTTTGCGCTTTTTCTCGTAAAATTTAATCGGTAGATCAAAGCTCGTCTCGGCGGCCTTTATGAGCGCGTCCACGCTGGCTTTGGTCGTTTGGTTTGAAAAATGCCGCGGACTTTCGGGCAGATCGAATTTTCGCAGCTCGCAGCTAGTTTTTAGGCTGGTTTTTATCATATTATAAATGTAGCTAAGCAGATGCTGCTGCGGCGCTAGTCCGTCTGAGAGGCTCTTTGCGGCCGCTTTTCGCTCGGCGCGGTCGGGGCTGTGAAGCTTGGACAGGATCTCCTCTTCGCCTAGCATTTTGCCTTTAAATTTAAACTTAAGCGCGCTTAGCGTCTCGTCAAAAAGTCGTGAAAAGCCCTCCGCGCCCGTGTTTGCCGTACGGAGTAAAATTTGCTCCTCCTTTAAGCTTAGCTGGTGGGCTTTTTCTTTTGCGATATTGCCAAGATAATAGCCTAGCCTTGGGCTTTTGGCGATGATTTTGTTTTGCCTGTCTTCGTCAAATTCGTTAAATTTAAGCTCGAAAAAAAGCAGATGGTTTTGCGCTTTTGAGCTAAGCTCGTCAAATTTAGCGTAAAACGCGCCTTTTGAGGTATCTTTTGAGAAAACCAGACCCACGTAAATTTGCACGCGAGCGATATTTTCTAGCAAAATTTCATATTCGTTAAGCGCGTTTAAAAACTCTTCGTCGCTTAAATTTAAAAATTTATCCGAGTATTTGGCTTCAAATTTTTCGCATTCGTTTTGCAAAGAAAGAGCCGAAATTTCGAGCTCTTTTTCATTTTTAAAAAGCGGGGTTAGATCCCAAACGTTCATTTTACCGCCTTAAATTACTCTATGGTTTGCGAAGCGGCAGCGGTGAAAAGTACGTCCGAGGAGCTGTTTACCGCCGTTTCTACCGAGTCTTGGATCACGCCGATGATAAATCCTACGCCGACTACTTGCATCGCGATGTCGTTACCGATGCCAAATAGCGCGCAAGAAAGCGGCACAAGTAGCAATGAACCTCCCGCTACGCCCGAAGCTCCGCAAGCGCCAAGGGCCGAGATAAAGCAAAGCAAAAGCGCGTCGCCGAAGGTGACCGTGATAGACGGGATAGAATTTACCGCCGCAAGCGCCAAGATGCCGATAGTCACGGCCGCGCCGCCCATATTTATCGTGGCTCCCAGCGGGATTGATATCGAGTAGAGCTCCTCTTTTAGCCCTAGCTTTTTGCAAAGCGCCATATTTACCGGGATATTTGCCGCCGAGCTTCTAGTGAAAAACGCCGTAACCGCACTCTCTCTCACGCAAGTCATCACGAGCGGATAAGGGTTTTTCTTGGTAATAGCAAATACCATCGCAGGATACACGACAAAAGTGACGAAGGCCATGGAGCCTACTAGAACAAAAATAAGTTTTAAATAACCGGCAAGCGCATCAAAGCCGGTTTCGTGGATAGCGAGCGTAACGAGTCCGAAAATACCAAAAGGCGCAAGGCGGATGATAAATCTAACGATTTTAGTCACGCCGTCGCTGACGTCTTGGAAGACTTTTTTGGTTTCGGGCGTGCAAAATCGCATCGCGATACCGCCGCCCACGGCCCAAGTGATGATGCCGATGTAGTTGCCGCTTGAAATCGCGCTGATAGGATTTTGAACCATTTTAAAGATGAGGTCTTTTAGCACGTCGACGATGCCTTGCGGAGCGCTCATATTTGCGCTCTCAACGCCTTTTAAAACGAGCTCCATCGGGAAAAGAAAGCTCGCTACGACCGCGACTACGGCGGCTAAAAACGTGCCTACCAGATAAAGCGCGACTATCTTTTGCATACCTTTGGCATGGCCGAATTCTTTTACTATGATAGATGTGGCTACCAGTACGAAAACTAGGATAGGCGCGATAGCTTTAAGCGCTCCGACGAAGAGATTGCCCAAAACGGCGATGGATGTTGCGACCGAATTGGCTAGATCGGTCAGATCTTTTTTTGCCGCGGCCAGCTGCGCTGCGTCGCTTACTCCTTTTGCGATTAGCTCGTTATAAGGAGCCGCCTGATAATGCGTCCAAAAGCCGATAACGGCGCCTAATGCTATGCCGATTAAAATTTGAACGATCAAATTTCCGTCGGCGAATCTTTTTACCAGTTTGCCAAACATTCTAGTGTCCTTACCTTAAAATTTAATTTTAGTTTAGGATTATAGCCGAATTTGCGCCAAATTTAAAGGTTTGGGCGAGATTAATTTCAATTTTATTATGAAATGTTACAATTGCGAGATTAATTTTCATAAAAGGAAAAGCATGTATTTATTTACTTCAGAGGTGGTTAGCCCGGGCCACCCGGACAAATGCGCCGACATCATCGCCGACAGCATCGTCGATACGATCTTGATGCAAGATTCAAATGGTCGCGTCGCCAGCGAAGTTTTCGTCGCGGGTAAAAACATTATAATAGGCGGTGAGATAAACTCTAAGGCCAAGTTAAGTTTCAAAGACTACGAAAGTATCGTCAAAAACGCGCTGGCTAAAATCGGCTACGACGGCAAGTCTAAATTTACGAAAGAGCAGTGCCTACACCCCGACGACGTCGAGATAAAAGTCTGCGTAAATCAGCAAAGTGCCGATATAAATCAAGGCGTCGATCAAGAAGGCGGCGAGATAGGCGCCGGGGATCAGGGCATAATGTTCGGCTTTGCCAGCTGCGAAGCGAACGAATATATGCCCGCAGCCATAACCTACGCCAGAATGCTTTGCGATAAGGTTTATAAATTTGCCAAAGCTAATCCCGATAAACTCGGCGTCGATATTAAAACTCAGGTCACCATAGACTACGGCACGAAGGATAACTTTGAAAACTGCAAACCTCAAAGCATCCACACTATCGTTGTTTCGGCCCCTTGCGTCGAGACGATGAAGATAGAAGGGCTGCGCGCTCTAGTGCAAACTCTCATCGACGATGCGGGCTTGCCGAAGGGTCTATATGATAAGAGCAAAACGCTAATCTACATCAACCCGACCGGCCGTTACGTAAATCACAGCTCGCTTCACGATAGCGGACTAACCGGCCGCAAGCTCATCGTAGATAGCTTTGGCGGATATAGCCCGATAGGCGGCGGCGCGCAAAGCAGCAAGGATTACA comes from the Campylobacter rectus genome and includes:
- a CDS encoding LysR family transcriptional regulator, encoding MINDFSKFYTFMEIVKERSFSKASRALGISQPAVTLQIKKLEEMLQTTLIMRKKNGIVLTREGEKFHKLCLQFEGAMFRFKDEISRIKTDKVPLVIAATQLVAEAVLSMMLDKISQSVGSELDIRIKEQNELIPFLKDRRSDIAIILEQSLDSSLLVKKLFDYELILVSNRKIAENIKLEQLLGFRFIKDRTHTYLDDVLQKHGVDEGKIDVAYSLDGSIMVCRAMTTNNADTYVAFVPRFLIEDKLKEGKLFEINVAKFKLTRSVYAAALKENEEVLRKFLSVKSYFAV
- a CDS encoding M3 family oligoendopeptidase, which codes for MNVWDLTPLFKNEKELEISALSLQNECEKFEAKYSDKFLNLSDEEFLNALNEYEILLENIARVQIYVGLVFSKDTSKGAFYAKFDELSSKAQNHLLFFELKFNEFDEDRQNKIIAKSPRLGYYLGNIAKEKAHQLSLKEEQILLRTANTGAEGFSRLFDETLSALKFKFKGKMLGEEEILSKLHSPDRAERKAAAKSLSDGLAPQQHLLSYIYNMIKTSLKTSCELRKFDLPESPRHFSNQTTKASVDALIKAAETSFDLPIKFYEKKRKILGFKKLYDYDRYAPLEQSKSVYKFKECKKIVLETFAKFSPKFGEIAARAFKEGWIDVYPAQNKRGGAFSQSGVAKAHPYVLLNHTDERRDLFTLAHELGHAAHQNLAYESVGFLNADTPLTTAETASVFCEMLVFDHVKNTLKGREKTALLAGKIEDIFATLYRQINFTTFERRVHAHDGEIGAEELNKIWLEESAKMFGKSVALNDYYKIWWSYIPHFIHTPFYCYAYSYAQLLVLAIFGLYKSGKCENFVQIYTEFLSAGGSRSPKELVGMFGFDIEDAAFWQIGINEVRKLVEEFCLEA
- the sstT gene encoding serine/threonine transporter SstT is translated as MFGKLVKRFADGNLIVQILIGIALGAVIGFWTHYQAAPYNELIAKGVSDAAQLAAAKKDLTDLANSVATSIAVLGNLFVGALKAIAPILVFVLVATSIIVKEFGHAKGMQKIVALYLVGTFLAAVVAVVASFLFPMELVLKGVESANMSAPQGIVDVLKDLIFKMVQNPISAISSGNYIGIITWAVGGGIAMRFCTPETKKVFQDVSDGVTKIVRFIIRLAPFGIFGLVTLAIHETGFDALAGYLKLIFVLVGSMAFVTFVVYPAMVFAITKKNPYPLVMTCVRESAVTAFFTRSSAANIPVNMALCKKLGLKEELYSISIPLGATINMGGAAVTIGILALAAVNSIPSITVTFGDALLLCFISALGACGASGVAGGSLLLVPLSCALFGIGNDIAMQVVGVGFIIGVIQDSVETAVNSSSDVLFTAAASQTIE
- the metK gene encoding methionine adenosyltransferase, whose protein sequence is MYLFTSEVVSPGHPDKCADIIADSIVDTILMQDSNGRVASEVFVAGKNIIIGGEINSKAKLSFKDYESIVKNALAKIGYDGKSKFTKEQCLHPDDVEIKVCVNQQSADINQGVDQEGGEIGAGDQGIMFGFASCEANEYMPAAITYARMLCDKVYKFAKANPDKLGVDIKTQVTIDYGTKDNFENCKPQSIHTIVVSAPCVETMKIEGLRALVQTLIDDAGLPKGLYDKSKTLIYINPTGRYVNHSSLHDSGLTGRKLIVDSFGGYSPIGGGAQSSKDYTKVDRSGLYAARWIAKNIVAAGLAKKCIVQLSYAIGMAKPTSVSVDTMGTQIAGVNDDMLSNFVSENFALTPRWITNKFGLDKPSKDTFLYAKVAAKGQVGNAKYPWEKLDAVDTFKALVK